GCAGAGGAAGCGAGAGGGGCCGCCCTCCCCCGGAGTTGGAAGCGCCTTTCCTGGGTCCAGAATGCCCAAGAAGAAGCCGATGCTCATCCAGCTGAACCCGGCCCCCGATGGCTCCGCGGTTAACGGGACTAGCTCTGCGGAGACCAACCTGGAGGCCTTGCAGAAGAAGCTGGAGGAGCTGGAGCTTGATGAACAGCAGCGGAAGCGCCTTGAGGCCTTTCTTACCCAGAAGCAGAAGGTGGGAGAACTGAAGGATGATGACTTCGAGAAGATCAGTGAGCTGGGGGCTGGCAATGGTGGTGTGGTGTTCAAAGTCTCCCACAAGCCTTCTGGTCTGGTCATGGCCAGAAAGCTAATACATCTGGAGATCAAACCCGCAATCCGGAACCAGATCATAAGGGAGCTGCAGGTTTTGCATGAGTGCAACTCTCCATACATCGTGGGCTTCTATGGTGCATTCTACAGTGATGGCGAGATCAGTATCTGCATGGAGCATATGGATGGAGGTTCCTTGGATCAAGTCCTGAAGAAAGCTGGAAGAATACCTGAACAAATTTTAGGAAAAGTTAGCATTGCTGTAATAAAAGGTCTAACATATCTGAGGGAGAAGCACAAGATTATGCAGAGAGATGTCAAGCCCTCCAACATCCTAGTCAACTCCCATGGGGAGATcaagctctgtgactttggggtCAGTGGGCAGCTCATCGACTCCATGGCCAACTCCTTCATGGGCACAAGGTCTTACATGTCGCCAGAAAGACTCCAGGGGACTCATTACTCTGTGCAATCGGACATCTGGAGCATGGGGCTCTCTCTGGTGGAGGTGGCAGTTGGGAGGTATCCCATCCCTCCTCCAGTTGCCAAGGAGCTGGAGCTGATGTTTGGGTGTCAAGTGGAAGGAGATGCGGCTGAGACCCCACCCAGGCCAAGAACCCCTGGGAGACCCCTCAGCTCATATGGAATGGATAGCCGACCTCCCATGGCAATTTTTGAGTTGTTGGATTACATAGTCAATGAGCCTCCTCCAAAACTGCCCAGTGGAGTATTCAGTCTGGAATTTCAAGATTTTGtgaataaatgcttaataaaaaaCCCAGCAGAGAGAGCAGATTTGAAGCAACTCATGGTTCATGCTTTTATCAAGAGATCTGATGCTGAGGAAGTAGATTTTGCAGGTTGGCTCTGTTCCACCATCGGCCTTAACCAGCCCAGCACACCAACCCATGCAGCAGGTGTCTAAGCGATTGGGAAGCAGCAAAGAGGGAGTCCCCTGCCCAATGGCGTGCCACGTGCTTTTAGGCCTCTTTCCCATGCCTGTCTCTGTTAAGACGTGCATTTCACCTATGACAAAGGATGAAAACACAGCATGTGCCAAAATTCAACTTGTGTCATTTTTAATATTACTCTTTATTCTTATTACTATTGTTATCCCCCTAAGTGGATTGGCTTTGTGCTTGGGGCTATTTTTGTGTTTAATGATGATCAAAACATGTGCCAGGCTGAATTAGTGAAATTTTGGTGACCGTGGGTAGTCATTCTTACAATTGCACTGCTGTTCTCATTCTGTGACTGGCTGGCCACCTGTATTTTTGGGATTCTTGGACACTTGGTGGCACTTCACTCTTGCCAGGCGTACTTTCTCTCTGTGTGAGTAGGAGGGAGCCTTGTGAGGTCCCTTCACAGGCAGTGCATGTGAAGCATGCTTTGCTGCTATGAAAATGAGCATCAGAAAGTGTACatcatgttattttattattatttttgcttttgatatAGAATTCAGCAGTTTCCATCAAAGTCTAACTAGAGCCCTTCACTGCCATGATAGCTGGGGCTTTACCATTCTGTCTACTGTGATGATTTGTAGACGTCTggttatatttctatatttatttttaaatacacttcGTGGGATATTAGTGGTATATGTCTCTTTAAGTTTTGGTTAGTGTTTCTAAATTGGTGGAGTTGTTTTGAATGTCACCAATCAATCGAGGCATTAAAATGTGTCAGATTTATCTTTACCCATATCCAAACACCAATGCTATTGTAAACG
This is a stretch of genomic DNA from Nycticebus coucang isolate mNycCou1 chromosome 14, mNycCou1.pri, whole genome shotgun sequence. It encodes these proteins:
- the LOC128565719 gene encoding dual specificity mitogen-activated protein kinase kinase 1-like, yielding MPKKKPMLIQLNPAPDGSAVNGTSSAETNLEALQKKLEELELDEQQRKRLEAFLTQKQKVGELKDDDFEKISELGAGNGGVVFKVSHKPSGLVMARKLIHLEIKPAIRNQIIRELQVLHECNSPYIVGFYGAFYSDGEISICMEHMDGGSLDQVLKKAGRIPEQILGKVSIAVIKGLTYLREKHKIMQRDVKPSNILVNSHGEIKLCDFGVSGQLIDSMANSFMGTRSYMSPERLQGTHYSVQSDIWSMGLSLVEVAVGRYPIPPPVAKELELMFGCQVEGDAAETPPRPRTPGRPLSSYGMDSRPPMAIFELLDYIVNEPPPKLPSGVFSLEFQDFVNKCLIKNPAERADLKQLMVHAFIKRSDAEEVDFAGWLCSTIGLNQPSTPTHAAGV